The Polaribacter sp. Q13 sequence GGTAAAAACTTTAACCATTTACAACTTATCAAGAAAAAAATAAATAGAAAAATTAAGAAGTAAAACTCGTAATTAAACACAATGCAAAAAAAGAAACGCATTTTACTAAAAATAGGTTCTAACACCCTTACAAAAGAAACCGATAATATTTCGAGAGGAAAAATTGAAGATCTTGCAAATCAAATTGCAAAACTACAAGATACCTGCGAGTTTATTATTGTTAGTTCTGGAGCAATTGCGGTAGCTAAACAGTTTGTGAAATTAGAAGGTAAACACGAAGAAGTTTTTGTAAAACAAGCTTTGGCTTCTATTGGTCAGCCACATTTAATTAGAATTTATCAAGAAATATTTAGAGAATATGGTTTATTGAGTTCTCAATGCCTGCTCTCCTACTCTGATTTTGAAAAACAAGACAGTAAAGTAAATATTGTAAATACTATAAATGTATTGATTCATAATAATTACATTCCTATTATTAATGAAAATGATACTGTTGCCACTGATGAAATAAAATTTGGTGACAATGATAAATTGGCGGCTTTAACTGCTACTTTATTAAATGTAGATTTGTTGATTATTGCCACAAACACCAACGGAATTTACACCAAAGAGTCTTTTAAAAATAATGCTCCAGAAACTATTTTAGAAGTTGATAATTTTGAAGAGTTACTAAAAGAAGTGGTGAGCACAAAATCTACTCACGGAAGTGGTGGAATGGGTTCTAAAATTGAAGCAGCCGCACTTGCAAAAAATGCAAACATAGAAACATGGATTGTAAACGGTTTGGAAGATAATTTTATTACCAATGCTTTTGAAAATAAAATTCCGTTTACAAAAATAAAATAACACCACACAATACAAGGGATTTAAACCTTTTGCAAAAAAAACACAATGAAAAATTACACCTCCATAAACGACATAGAACATATTGACAATTGGATTCAAGAAGCCAAAGAATTGAAAAGAAAACCATTAAATAACAATCATTTAGGAAAAAATAAAACCTTAGGATTGTTGTTTTTCAATTCTAGCTTACGTACGCGTTTAAGTACACAAAAAGCTGCTTTAAATTTAGGTATGGATCCTATTGTAATGAATGTAACCGGAGATGCTTGGGGAATAGAGTTTGAAGATGGAACTGTAATGAACGGTACCACTGCAGAACATATAAAAGAAGGTGCTGCTGTAATTTCTCAATATTGTGATATTATTGCTGTAAGAGCTTTTCCTACATTAACAGACAAGGAAAAAGACGAATCTGAAGAGGTTTTAAAATCTTTTGTAAAATTTGCTTCCGTACCAATTGTAAGTATGGAAAGTGCAACGGGTCATCCGTTACAAGCATTAACAGATGCAATTACTATTTCTGAAAATACGACTAAAAAAAGACCAAAAGTAGTACTAAGTTGGGCGCCACATATTAAAGCTTTACCACATGCTGTAGCCAATAGTTTTAC is a genomic window containing:
- the proB gene encoding glutamate 5-kinase is translated as MQKKKRILLKIGSNTLTKETDNISRGKIEDLANQIAKLQDTCEFIIVSSGAIAVAKQFVKLEGKHEEVFVKQALASIGQPHLIRIYQEIFREYGLLSSQCLLSYSDFEKQDSKVNIVNTINVLIHNNYIPIINENDTVATDEIKFGDNDKLAALTATLLNVDLLIIATNTNGIYTKESFKNNAPETILEVDNFEELLKEVVSTKSTHGSGGMGSKIEAAALAKNANIETWIVNGLEDNFITNAFENKIPFTKIK
- a CDS encoding N-acetylornithine carbamoyltransferase; protein product: MKNYTSINDIEHIDNWIQEAKELKRKPLNNNHLGKNKTLGLLFFNSSLRTRLSTQKAALNLGMDPIVMNVTGDAWGIEFEDGTVMNGTTAEHIKEGAAVISQYCDIIAVRAFPTLTDKEKDESEEVLKSFVKFASVPIVSMESATGHPLQALTDAITISENTTKKRPKVVLSWAPHIKALPHAVANSFTQAMQKMDVEFVIANPEGYNLNPEITKDTPVYHNQEEAFKDADFVYTKNWSSYDDYGQILKTDLDWMITKDKIGAAKFMHCLPVRRNVVVDDAVLDSDSSLVIEQANNRTYAAQLVLKKILENN